In a genomic window of Bacillus sp. E(2018):
- a CDS encoding phosphatidylserine decarboxylase, which produces MNMTKFYRNLFELNGHPVVARSLKKFAQSKASKPFIPSFVKLYKINIKEATRDLKEYHSLHDVFIRDLRPDARPVPSEAHAFVSPCDAVLSVVDHLTEESRFTVKGQEYTVAELLGSESEAKKYSGGQVFVFYLSPTDYHQVHVPVDAEVESVYTLGREAAPVNELGLRHGLRPLTRNYRLVTQMNASGQPLAHVMVGALNVNTIERTNHESVVKRGDSFGYFSFGSTVVLCIPKGALKFTGKKGKVKMGELLGEWIPREV; this is translated from the coding sequence ATGAACATGACCAAATTTTATAGAAATCTATTTGAACTGAACGGACATCCCGTTGTTGCCCGTTCATTGAAAAAATTTGCACAATCCAAAGCAAGTAAACCTTTCATCCCTTCATTTGTAAAACTATATAAAATAAACATTAAAGAAGCGACTCGTGACCTTAAAGAATATCATTCTCTTCACGATGTTTTCATCCGTGATCTAAGACCAGATGCTCGCCCCGTTCCATCAGAAGCTCATGCATTTGTGAGTCCTTGTGATGCAGTGTTATCCGTAGTTGATCATCTTACGGAAGAGAGCCGTTTTACCGTAAAAGGACAGGAATATACGGTCGCTGAATTATTAGGTTCTGAATCGGAAGCAAAGAAATACAGTGGGGGACAAGTGTTTGTTTTTTATTTAAGTCCTACGGATTACCATCAAGTTCATGTTCCGGTGGATGCTGAAGTTGAGTCTGTCTATACACTAGGAAGAGAAGCTGCACCAGTCAACGAACTTGGATTACGTCATGGTCTTAGACCTTTAACACGTAATTACAGATTAGTTACTCAAATGAATGCAAGTGGACAACCTCTTGCACATGTTATGGTCGGTGCTTTGAATGTAAATACGATCGAACGTACGAATCATGAATCCGTTGTAAAAAGAGGAGATTCTTTTGGGTATTTTTCGTTCGGTTCTACTGTTGTTTTGTGTATTCCAAAAGGGGCTTTGAAGTTCACAGGAAAAAAGGGAAAAGTTAAGATGGGTGAGCTTCTTGGTGAATGGATTCCGAGAGAAGTTTAA
- the nhaC gene encoding Na+/H+ antiporter NhaC — MKKEMKLPVALGLFAMIFAVMFTSLVYIKVEPHIPLLACLILLGAVGAAFGAPWKTIEKGILNGIIAGLQPIMILLTVGLVIASWMLSGTVPTLLFYGMDIIQPEWFAVSALIITVIVSSFTGSSFTTVGTVGIALMGISHVLGVNPALAAGAIVSGACFGDKMSPLSDSTNFAPGVVGVNMFEHIRHMMWTTVPAFILTAIAFFVLGGSGGNANLQEIKEIQSVLSSEFPIHLLTLISPVVVLVLAFRKLPIIPILLAGVTVSIIVGFLLVPDLTMQKVVNTMQNGLQTQTGNETVDTIVNKGGLMSMMWSISLVLIALGLGGVIQALGMFDLLFGAIKNTTQKASKLIATTLASSVGINLLAGEMYLSILLPGQALKDAYIKSGVPLKNLSRTVEDGGTLVNPLVPWSVSGAFFASTLGVSVIDYIPYALFLWLSPMFTLLLAYTGWSIGEKKTATLENDHTAA; from the coding sequence ATGAAAAAAGAAATGAAATTGCCGGTGGCTCTTGGATTGTTTGCAATGATTTTTGCTGTGATGTTCACGAGTCTCGTGTATATAAAAGTAGAACCGCATATTCCACTGTTAGCCTGCTTAATCTTATTGGGAGCAGTAGGTGCTGCTTTTGGCGCACCATGGAAGACAATCGAAAAAGGAATATTAAATGGAATCATAGCTGGATTGCAGCCGATCATGATTCTTTTAACGGTAGGACTTGTTATAGCAAGTTGGATGTTAAGTGGAACAGTTCCTACATTATTATTTTACGGAATGGATATCATTCAGCCTGAATGGTTTGCAGTAAGTGCGCTTATTATCACTGTTATTGTTTCATCCTTTACGGGGAGTTCTTTTACAACGGTGGGTACAGTGGGTATAGCATTGATGGGGATCAGTCACGTGCTTGGAGTGAACCCAGCATTAGCTGCTGGAGCTATTGTCTCTGGCGCTTGTTTCGGAGACAAAATGTCACCATTATCTGACTCAACGAACTTTGCACCAGGTGTAGTGGGAGTAAATATGTTTGAACATATTCGACACATGATGTGGACTACGGTTCCAGCATTCATCCTAACTGCTATTGCCTTTTTCGTACTTGGTGGAAGTGGAGGCAATGCAAATCTTCAAGAAATCAAAGAGATTCAGTCAGTGCTTTCAAGTGAGTTCCCAATCCATCTATTAACTCTAATATCACCAGTTGTAGTACTTGTCCTGGCGTTCCGTAAACTGCCAATCATACCTATTCTTTTAGCTGGTGTAACGGTGTCAATCATCGTTGGATTTTTGTTAGTACCTGACCTTACTATGCAAAAAGTAGTTAATACCATGCAGAATGGTCTGCAAACACAGACAGGGAATGAAACAGTTGATACCATCGTTAACAAAGGTGGATTAATGTCTATGATGTGGTCGATCTCCCTTGTACTGATTGCATTAGGACTAGGTGGAGTTATTCAAGCCTTAGGAATGTTTGATCTATTGTTTGGAGCTATAAAGAACACCACACAAAAAGCGAGCAAGTTAATCGCAACTACTCTAGCATCTTCCGTAGGAATCAATTTACTTGCAGGAGAAATGTACCTTTCCATCCTGCTGCCAGGTCAGGCGTTGAAAGATGCATATATTAAATCTGGTGTTCCACTAAAGAACTTATCCAGAACGGTAGAAGATGGAGGTACACTTGTAAACCCACTCGTTCCATGGAGCGTTAGTGGTGCATTCTTTGCATCAACATTGGGTGTATCAGTTATTGATTATATCCCTTATGCATTATTCTTATGGCTGTCTCCAATGTTCACTCTACTTCTTGCATATACAGGTTGGAGTATCGGTGAAAAAAAAACGGCCACATTAGAAAATGATCATACAGCGGCATAA
- a CDS encoding PTS fructose transporter subunit IIABC: MKITDVLTKDTILLNLQSQSKEEVIDELIEKLYTAGKLNDKSAYKEAILARESQSTTGIGEGIAIPHAKTNAVSEPAIAFGRSTDGIDYESLDGQNAHLFFMIAAYEGANNDHLATLSRLSSFLMDPNFRKSLESATTENEILDAIDAKEKEVEKEENPTSTTSKQKILAVTACPTGIAHTYMAADALKAKAKEMDVNLKVETNGSSGIKNALTKEDIDEAHAIIVAADKQVELERFNGKHVIQVPVAQGIRKPQQLIQQALDQDAPVYKSNGEASNVDEKKAASPGRSGFYKHLMSGVSNMLPFVVGGGILIAISFIFGINAADPKDPSYHPIAEALSTIGGGNAFALMIPVLAGFIAMSIADRPGFAPGMVGGFMAASGGAGFLGGLIAGFLAGYLVLGLKKLFNSLPQSLEGIKPVLLYPLFGILLTGLIMMFIVIEPVKALNDALTLWLKGMGTGNLVFLGLILGGMMAVDMGGPINKAAFTFGIAMIDAGNFAPHAAIMAGGMVPPLGLALSTTLFKKKYTKAEREAGKTNYIMGASFITEGAIPFAAADPGRVIPAAVIGSAVAGALSMVFGIGLPAPHGGAFVIPIVNGNPLLYVLAILIGSIVTAFIAGILKKEVQEDKKELAA, encoded by the coding sequence ATGAAAATTACGGATGTATTAACGAAAGATACAATCTTATTAAACTTACAATCTCAATCGAAAGAAGAAGTCATAGATGAACTGATTGAGAAACTCTATACAGCTGGAAAACTAAATGATAAAAGTGCATATAAAGAAGCCATCTTAGCAAGAGAAAGCCAAAGTACGACGGGAATTGGAGAAGGAATAGCCATACCACACGCAAAAACGAATGCCGTTAGCGAGCCTGCCATCGCTTTTGGTCGTTCAACAGATGGCATCGACTATGAATCTTTGGATGGCCAGAACGCACATCTTTTCTTTATGATCGCCGCTTATGAAGGCGCTAATAACGATCATTTAGCGACACTTTCCAGACTTTCTAGCTTTTTAATGGACCCTAACTTTAGAAAAAGTCTTGAATCCGCAACAACTGAAAACGAGATTTTAGATGCGATCGATGCAAAAGAAAAAGAGGTGGAAAAAGAAGAAAACCCTACCTCTACTACTTCAAAACAAAAAATACTAGCCGTTACAGCTTGCCCTACAGGCATTGCTCATACGTATATGGCAGCTGATGCTCTAAAAGCAAAAGCGAAGGAAATGGACGTCAACTTAAAAGTAGAAACAAATGGTTCGAGCGGAATTAAAAACGCACTTACAAAAGAAGATATTGATGAAGCTCATGCGATTATTGTCGCTGCAGACAAACAAGTTGAGTTAGAACGCTTCAACGGTAAACATGTGATTCAAGTTCCAGTAGCTCAAGGAATCCGAAAGCCTCAACAGCTCATTCAGCAAGCGTTAGATCAGGATGCTCCTGTTTATAAAAGTAATGGAGAAGCATCCAATGTTGATGAAAAGAAAGCCGCTTCTCCAGGAAGGTCTGGATTTTATAAACACTTGATGAGCGGTGTGTCCAACATGCTTCCCTTCGTTGTTGGTGGAGGAATCCTAATAGCGATCTCATTTATTTTCGGTATTAATGCAGCTGATCCTAAAGATCCTTCTTATCATCCGATCGCTGAAGCGCTGAGCACAATAGGTGGCGGTAACGCGTTTGCTCTAATGATCCCTGTTCTAGCAGGTTTTATTGCGATGAGTATCGCAGATCGTCCAGGATTTGCGCCAGGTATGGTCGGAGGATTCATGGCCGCTTCAGGTGGAGCTGGTTTCCTTGGTGGACTAATCGCTGGTTTCTTAGCAGGATATTTAGTTCTTGGATTAAAAAAGTTGTTTAACAGCTTGCCTCAATCACTAGAAGGAATCAAACCTGTTCTTCTATATCCTTTATTCGGCATCCTTCTCACCGGTCTGATCATGATGTTCATTGTGATTGAACCCGTGAAAGCATTGAACGACGCATTAACGTTGTGGTTAAAAGGGATGGGAACTGGAAACCTTGTATTCTTAGGTTTAATTTTAGGCGGAATGATGGCTGTCGATATGGGTGGACCTATCAATAAAGCAGCTTTCACATTCGGTATCGCGATGATTGATGCAGGTAACTTTGCCCCACATGCAGCCATTATGGCCGGTGGTATGGTGCCACCGCTAGGTCTTGCACTTTCAACAACATTATTTAAAAAGAAATATACAAAAGCAGAGCGAGAAGCAGGGAAAACAAATTACATCATGGGAGCTTCCTTTATTACAGAAGGTGCTATACCATTCGCTGCTGCCGATCCTGGTCGTGTAATCCCAGCCGCTGTTATAGGTTCCGCTGTAGCTGGTGCTTTATCTATGGTATTCGGCATCGGACTTCCCGCTCCACATGGAGGCGCGTTCGTTATCCCAATCGTAAACGGAAATCCGTTGTTATATGTATTAGCGATTCTGATCGGTTCAATCGTTACCGCTTTTATCGCGGGTATTCTAAAAAAAGAAGTTCAAGAAGACAAAAAAGAACTCGCAGCGTGA
- a CDS encoding NUDIX domain-containing protein, with product MNRIRSSVKALIIHDNHVLTIKKGNEDDIKYVIPGGGQDFNETLSNAVIRECLEELGVKVEVGPLLWVREFISKNHVENQKEEDQIHIVEHIFEAFLEKVPTRFQPLSPDSTQLEIQWLPIDRLSAYNYYPKEIIPLIQEKSHSKDSEITYVGDMN from the coding sequence ATGAACAGAATTAGAAGTTCAGTGAAAGCATTAATCATTCATGACAATCATGTATTAACAATAAAAAAGGGCAATGAAGATGATATAAAATATGTTATTCCGGGGGGAGGACAGGATTTTAACGAGACGTTATCAAACGCGGTGATTCGAGAATGTTTAGAAGAACTTGGCGTAAAAGTAGAAGTTGGCCCATTATTATGGGTTCGAGAGTTCATCAGCAAAAATCATGTTGAGAATCAAAAAGAAGAGGACCAAATACATATTGTAGAGCATATCTTTGAAGCTTTCTTAGAGAAGGTTCCAACACGCTTTCAGCCGCTTTCTCCAGATTCTACTCAATTAGAAATCCAGTGGCTTCCAATCGATCGGTTATCAGCATATAATTACTACCCAAAAGAGATCATTCCATTGATTCAAGAGAAAAGTCACTCGAAAGACAGTGAAATTACTTATGTTGGGGATATGAATTAG
- a CDS encoding AIM24 family protein, with amino-acid sequence MNESLFNVIEKEEGRRATFEVLEYKQLPVTSAGSSSSYYAKETGISLKQVRITLRQGAVQAEAGALQFMKGDLGLKSNAGGVGGFMKKMASNILTEESLFKPLYEGTGEIYLEPSYGHYLLLNLNDEEVVADHGMFYAAEPSVQLGVARQKLTSSIKGEDGLFQTRLRGSGFCVLQSPVPVQQIMKIQLHDEKLQVDGNFALLRKGDIDFSVKRASSSIIGSATSGEGYLHVFEGTGEVWIAPTLGK; translated from the coding sequence ATGAATGAATCCCTTTTTAACGTGATCGAAAAAGAAGAAGGACGTCGAGCAACTTTTGAAGTCCTTGAATATAAACAGTTGCCTGTAACAAGTGCAGGTTCGAGTTCTTCGTACTATGCCAAAGAAACGGGAATATCGTTAAAACAAGTTCGGATTACATTGCGCCAAGGAGCTGTACAAGCTGAGGCGGGAGCATTGCAGTTTATGAAAGGTGATCTAGGTCTGAAAAGCAATGCCGGTGGTGTTGGAGGGTTCATGAAGAAGATGGCTTCCAACATTTTGACGGAAGAATCTCTGTTCAAACCATTATACGAAGGAACAGGAGAAATCTATTTAGAGCCCTCATACGGTCATTACTTATTGTTAAACTTAAACGACGAAGAAGTTGTTGCAGATCACGGAATGTTTTACGCAGCAGAACCATCCGTGCAATTAGGTGTTGCTAGACAAAAACTAACGTCTTCTATAAAAGGAGAGGACGGACTGTTTCAAACGAGATTAAGAGGCTCAGGATTTTGTGTGCTTCAGAGCCCGGTTCCGGTTCAACAGATCATGAAGATACAGCTTCATGATGAAAAACTGCAAGTGGATGGTAACTTTGCTCTCTTAAGAAAAGGGGATATCGATTTTTCAGTAAAACGAGCGTCCTCTTCAATCATTGGATCTGCGACAAGTGGTGAAGGTTACTTGCATGTTTTTGAAGGAACTGGCGAAGTGTGGATAGCACCGACACTAGGGAAATAA
- a CDS encoding AAC(3) family N-acetyltransferase, whose translation MSSIELHTDYPKTRVSLAEDLRLLGLEKGMTVIVHSSLKSLGWVVGGPVAVVQALMDVITEEGTLVMPTHTAHYSDPAGWLNPPVPKDWWPTIIEEMPAFDPVVTPTYFMGAIVEAFRTFPGVIRSNHPTESFAAWGENKETIINNHSVNFGLGEQSPLGRVYELQGHVLLLGVGYDSNTSMHLAEHRVPSPKTEENAGPIFSDGKRVWKSFTQISYREELFEEIGEVYEQNSYPVRKGKVGMADCRLISQKEVVDFTENWLNQYDQSNKPIEHA comes from the coding sequence ATGAGCAGTATAGAATTACATACAGATTATCCAAAAACGAGGGTATCTTTGGCAGAGGATCTTCGATTATTGGGGCTGGAAAAAGGAATGACCGTTATCGTTCACTCTAGTTTGAAGTCACTAGGATGGGTGGTAGGAGGACCTGTGGCCGTTGTACAAGCGTTAATGGACGTTATTACAGAAGAAGGAACACTAGTTATGCCTACACATACGGCTCATTATTCTGATCCAGCAGGGTGGCTGAACCCGCCGGTTCCAAAGGATTGGTGGCCGACAATAATAGAAGAGATGCCTGCATTTGATCCAGTTGTAACACCGACATATTTTATGGGAGCGATTGTAGAAGCATTTCGTACGTTTCCTGGTGTTATAAGAAGTAATCATCCAACAGAATCTTTTGCTGCCTGGGGTGAAAATAAAGAAACGATCATAAACAATCATTCAGTAAATTTCGGTTTAGGCGAACAGTCACCTCTTGGGAGGGTTTATGAACTTCAGGGTCATGTTCTTCTGCTAGGTGTAGGTTATGATTCGAATACCTCGATGCACTTAGCCGAGCATCGCGTACCGTCACCGAAAACAGAAGAAAATGCAGGTCCAATTTTTAGCGATGGAAAAAGAGTATGGAAGTCGTTTACTCAAATCTCTTATCGAGAGGAATTATTCGAAGAGATTGGAGAGGTTTACGAGCAAAATAGTTATCCAGTCAGAAAAGGAAAAGTAGGGATGGCTGATTGTCGATTGATTTCACAGAAAGAAGTGGTGGATTTTACAGAGAATTGGCTAAATCAGTATGACCAAAGTAATAAACCGATTGAGCATGCTTAA
- a CDS encoding helix-turn-helix domain-containing protein, which produces MQNKADFILHPVRMKIIQQLSKGPATVMELKEWISEVPQATLYRHLNLLSKNEIIFVVQEKKVRGAVERTYAMNQNSTYITAEEAANLSKEEHMKMFMTFVSNVTGEVEAYFNGDTNLKTDIFGYNQLDLYLDDEEWEELSQTMQDLIGKYVPNRPSKDKKKVKLVQMLVPEPKKSN; this is translated from the coding sequence ATGCAAAATAAAGCAGATTTTATCTTACATCCTGTTCGAATGAAAATTATACAACAACTTTCAAAAGGGCCGGCTACCGTAATGGAATTAAAAGAATGGATATCTGAAGTTCCTCAGGCCACACTGTACAGGCATTTAAATCTACTAAGTAAAAACGAGATCATTTTTGTAGTTCAAGAAAAAAAAGTTCGTGGTGCTGTAGAACGCACGTATGCTATGAATCAAAATTCAACTTATATTACCGCCGAAGAGGCAGCTAATTTGTCCAAAGAAGAGCATATGAAAATGTTTATGACCTTTGTGTCCAATGTGACGGGCGAGGTGGAAGCTTACTTCAATGGCGATACGAATCTTAAAACAGATATTTTCGGCTATAACCAGTTGGATCTTTATTTAGATGATGAAGAGTGGGAAGAATTGAGTCAGACTATGCAGGATCTTATCGGCAAATATGTACCAAACAGACCTTCTAAAGATAAAAAGAAGGTTAAACTTGTTCAGATGTTAGTGCCTGAACCTAAGAAGAGCAATTAA
- a CDS encoding YggT family protein, with protein MRRSVPATIISFIVGIIQLILILRFIFQLFNANEGAAFVQLIYGLSQPLLLPFAAIFPNIELANGFVIELSTIVAIIVYGVVGMLLKRLFSVRKADHVHRETVIREEPVIRDEATTREKRIIREERR; from the coding sequence ATGAGGCGTTCCGTTCCAGCCACAATTATTTCATTCATAGTCGGTATCATTCAGCTAATCTTAATTTTACGTTTTATTTTTCAACTTTTTAATGCAAATGAAGGAGCAGCTTTCGTACAGCTCATATACGGACTGAGCCAACCACTTCTTTTGCCATTTGCAGCAATTTTCCCAAACATCGAACTAGCCAATGGATTCGTAATCGAACTGTCAACGATCGTTGCAATCATTGTGTATGGCGTAGTGGGCATGCTACTAAAAAGGCTTTTCTCAGTAAGAAAAGCAGATCACGTTCATCGTGAAACGGTAATTAGAGAAGAACCCGTTATCCGAGACGAGGCAACGACTAGAGAAAAGAGAATCATACGAGAAGAAAGAAGATAA
- a CDS encoding Hsp20/alpha crystallin family protein — MLGKGPLMPFFNNRSMDDWLNSFDQYVNKGLNQFEKFADQMSFEVDTEETTDDYKIRANLKDYNPEDLQIEILNQGLQIKAQREEIRSTKNKRTGHFQQRKAMKRTERFVQLPFMFRNEDVKAQYTNGILTISVNKNGGEVINPTVPIEVVTNQSDNSLEKDSNANTVNVVTNNGQFEE, encoded by the coding sequence ATGTTAGGCAAAGGTCCATTGATGCCTTTTTTTAATAACCGTTCTATGGATGACTGGCTAAATTCTTTTGACCAATACGTCAACAAAGGGCTCAATCAGTTCGAGAAATTTGCAGACCAGATGTCGTTTGAAGTGGATACAGAAGAGACAACAGACGATTACAAGATTCGTGCGAACCTAAAAGACTATAACCCTGAAGACCTTCAGATTGAGATCCTTAACCAAGGACTTCAGATTAAAGCACAACGCGAAGAGATACGGTCAACAAAAAATAAACGAACAGGGCACTTTCAACAAAGAAAGGCAATGAAACGAACAGAGCGATTCGTCCAACTGCCTTTTATGTTTCGAAACGAAGACGTTAAAGCACAATATACGAATGGCATCTTAACCATATCCGTTAACAAAAATGGCGGAGAAGTTATAAATCCAACTGTACCTATAGAAGTCGTGACTAATCAAAGTGATAATAGTCTTGAGAAAGACAGTAACGCCAATACTGTCAATGTCGTTACGAACAACGGGCAGTTTGAAGAGTAG
- the pfkB gene encoding 1-phosphofructokinase yields MIYTCTLNPSIDYVARVEDFKEGQLNRTSETFVFPGGKGINVSRVLKHLGIESTALGFTGGFTGAFIKDFLTQDHIQHDFIEVSEVTRINVKLKSHKETEINGQGPVISMENQQNLLQKINNMSKGDFLLLAGSIPPSISDDFYADIANKCKDKGVHVVIDAAGEPLRKTLKYQPFLIKPNHHELGELFQTDVHTKEDAIFYGKKLLEAGVQNVIVSMAGDGAIFLNKDTVLISNVPVGTVKNSVGAGDSVVAGFLSQITQERDYASAFPYGVAAGSATAFSEDLCTLEQVESLRKQIIIEEIR; encoded by the coding sequence ATGATTTATACTTGCACACTGAATCCGTCCATTGATTATGTAGCTCGAGTGGAGGATTTTAAAGAAGGACAGTTAAACCGCACGTCAGAAACTTTTGTTTTCCCTGGAGGAAAAGGAATCAACGTTTCACGAGTCCTGAAACACCTTGGGATCGAAAGTACTGCACTTGGTTTCACGGGTGGTTTTACAGGAGCTTTTATCAAAGACTTTTTAACACAAGATCACATTCAGCATGATTTTATAGAGGTTTCAGAAGTTACAAGAATTAATGTAAAGCTCAAGTCTCATAAAGAAACGGAGATTAATGGTCAAGGACCTGTTATCTCTATGGAAAACCAGCAAAATTTGCTTCAAAAGATCAATAACATGAGTAAAGGTGATTTCCTTCTTCTCGCAGGAAGCATTCCACCATCCATCTCAGATGATTTTTATGCCGATATTGCTAATAAGTGTAAGGACAAAGGCGTTCATGTTGTCATTGATGCGGCTGGAGAACCACTTCGTAAGACCTTAAAATATCAGCCATTTTTAATTAAGCCCAACCACCATGAACTTGGGGAACTTTTTCAAACAGACGTTCACACTAAAGAAGATGCTATTTTCTATGGCAAGAAGTTGTTAGAAGCCGGTGTACAAAATGTCATCGTTTCTATGGCTGGAGATGGCGCAATCTTTCTTAACAAAGATACTGTCCTCATATCAAACGTACCCGTTGGAACCGTTAAAAATTCAGTAGGTGCTGGTGATTCGGTTGTAGCCGGATTTCTTTCTCAGATTACCCAAGAACGCGACTATGCTTCCGCGTTCCCATATGGAGTTGCTGCAGGAAGTGCTACTGCTTTTTCAGAAGACTTGTGCACATTAGAACAGGTAGAATCTTTACGAAAACAGATCATTATAGAAGAAATACGGTAA
- a CDS encoding DsrE family protein: protein MQNKIILVTTDSFGTGNDPALGENVMETYFTVLKQQSDLPAAIFFMNRGVYCLTEQSLCSLHLKEIEDKGVKVFACKTCVDHYNVENELAAGEISGMAHFVELSATYEVITIA from the coding sequence GTGCAGAACAAAATCATTCTTGTAACAACTGACTCATTTGGTACTGGCAACGATCCTGCTCTTGGAGAAAACGTAATGGAAACGTATTTTACTGTTTTGAAGCAACAATCCGATCTTCCTGCGGCGATCTTTTTCATGAATCGTGGCGTATATTGCCTCACAGAGCAGTCTTTATGTTCGCTGCACCTAAAAGAAATAGAAGATAAGGGTGTTAAAGTGTTCGCCTGCAAAACATGTGTTGACCACTATAACGTAGAAAATGAGCTTGCGGCTGGGGAAATTTCAGGAATGGCACACTTTGTAGAGCTTTCTGCTACATATGAAGTGATTACGATTGCATAA
- a CDS encoding DeoR/GlpR family DNA-binding transcription regulator — protein sequence MLTPERHRKIIEVLGEKSVVTIQELVEATASSESTIRRDLSQLQREKKLKRVHGGASLTHQKSEELSIFEKSERNALEKEKIAQYACDLIETGDCIYLDAGTTTLKMIPYLKNKEITVVTNAISHLEALSEHEIKTYLIGGLVKSKTKALVGSSAIKSLSAYRFDKVFLGMNGIHIEAGFTTPDPEEAAVKGLAISLSQKAFILADHTKFHETSFSKVAELNEAVIITDDIDDDVIYDFQDKTEIKVVTS from the coding sequence ATGCTTACACCTGAAAGACATCGTAAGATTATTGAAGTATTAGGCGAAAAGTCAGTAGTAACCATACAAGAACTCGTTGAAGCAACAGCGTCCTCTGAGTCTACGATACGCAGAGATTTAAGTCAGTTGCAGAGAGAAAAGAAGTTAAAACGCGTACATGGCGGAGCATCACTTACTCATCAAAAAAGTGAGGAATTGAGCATTTTTGAAAAATCCGAGAGAAACGCTTTAGAAAAAGAAAAAATTGCACAATATGCCTGCGACTTAATTGAGACTGGAGATTGTATCTATCTCGATGCAGGAACGACAACTCTAAAGATGATTCCTTATCTTAAAAATAAAGAGATAACGGTTGTTACAAATGCTATCTCCCACCTCGAAGCGTTAAGTGAACACGAGATTAAGACGTACTTAATAGGCGGTCTAGTTAAGTCTAAAACAAAAGCACTTGTGGGAAGCAGTGCGATTAAAAGTTTAAGCGCCTATCGGTTTGACAAGGTATTCCTTGGGATGAACGGCATCCATATCGAAGCAGGCTTCACGACACCCGATCCGGAAGAGGCCGCAGTAAAAGGATTAGCGATTTCTCTTTCACAAAAAGCATTCATATTAGCTGATCATACGAAGTTTCATGAGACTTCGTTTTCAAAAGTAGCAGAATTGAATGAGGCGGTCATTATAACAGACGATATTGATGATGACGTCATCTATGACTTTCAAGACAAGACAGAAATAAAGGTTGTGACATCATGA
- a CDS encoding spore germination protein has protein sequence MPCLIVAPININAAEGVVNFGDTLVINPKSTGKGYNGSGGGNTGNFIQTTNVVNATNTLDPDIFDSNNAGNA, from the coding sequence GTGCCCTGTTTAATTGTAGCTCCTATTAATATTAATGCGGCAGAAGGGGTTGTGAATTTTGGTGATACGCTCGTTATCAATCCCAAATCAACAGGAAAAGGATACAACGGCTCTGGCGGAGGAAACACAGGGAATTTTATACAAACAACCAATGTAGTTAATGCAACAAACACATTAGATCCTGATATTTTTGACTCTAATAATGCCGGCAATGCTTAG